The sequence GATATTGCAGAGGAGACTTATACACCCTGGAAGGTCATGAACTTTGCTGCCAGACCTTGGTACATCACAGTTAATGTTGATATTACAGAGGAGACTTATACACCCTGGAAGGTCATGCGAACTTTGCCACCAGACCTTGGTACATCACACTTACTGTTGATATTGCAGAGGAGACTTATACACCCTGGAAGGTCATGCGAACTTTGCTGCCAGACCTTGGTACATCACAGTTACTGTTAATATTGCAGAGGAGACTTATACACCCTGGAAGGTCATGAACTTTGCTGCCAGACCTTGGTACATCACAGTTAATGTTGATATTACAGAGGAGACTTATACACCCTGGAAGGTCATGCGAACTTTGCTGCCAGACCTTGGTACATCACAGTTACTGTTGATATTGCAGAGGAGACTTATACACCCTGGAAGGTCATGCGAACTTTGCTGCCAGACCTTGGTACATCACAGTTACTGTTAATATTGCAGAGGAGACTTATACCCTGGAAGGTCATGAACTTTGCTGCCAGACCTTGGTACATCACAGTTACTGTTGATATTGCAGAGGAGACTTATACACCCTGGAAGGTCATGAACTTTGTTGCCAGACCTTGGTACATCACAGTTACTGTTGATATTGCAGAGGAGACTTATACACCCTGGAAGGTCATGAACTTTGCTGCCAGACCTTGGTACATCACAGTTACTGTTGATATTGCAGAGGAGACTTATACAGCCTGGAAGGTCATGAACTTTGCTGCCAGACCTTGGTACATCACAGTTACTGTTGATATTGCAGAGGAGACTTATACAGCCTGGAAGGTCATGAACTTTGCTGCCAGACCTTGGTACATCACAGTTACTGTTGATATTGCAGAGGAGACTTATACACCCTGGAAGGTCATGAACTTTGCTGCCAGACCTTGGTACATCACAGTTACTGTTGATATTGCAGAGGAGACTTATACAGCCTGGAAGGTCATGAACTTTGCTGCCAGACCTTGGTACATCACAGTTACTGTTGATATTGCAGAGGAGACTTATACAGCCTGGAAGGTCATGAACTTTGCTGCCAGACCTTGGTACATCACAGTTACTGTTGATATTGCAGAGGAGACTTATACAGCCTGGAAGGTCATGAACTTTGCTGCCAGACCTTGGTACATCACAGTTACTGTTCATATTGCAGAGACTTATACAGCCTGGAAGGTCATGAACTTTGCTGCCAGATCTTGGTACATCACAGTTACTGTTGATATTGTAGAGGAGACTTATACAGCCTGGAAGGTCATGAACTTTGCTGCCAGACCTTGGTACATCACAGTTACTGTTGATATTGCAGAGGAGACTTATATAGCCTGGAAGGTCATGAACTTTGCTGCCAGACCTTGGTACATCACAGAGTTACTGTTGATATTGCAGAGGAGACTTATACACCCTGGAAGGTCATGAACTAATTGCTGCCAGACCTTGGTACATCACAGTTAATGTTGATATACAGAGGAGACTTATACACCCTGGAAGGTCATGAACTAATTGCTGCCAGACCTTGGTACATCACAGTTAATGTTGATATTACAGAGGAGACTTATACACCCTGGAAGGTCATGAACGTTGCTGCCAGACCTTGGTACATCACAGTTAATGTGATATTACAGAGGAGACTTATACACCCTTGAAGGTCATGAACTTTGCTGCCAGACCTTGGTACATCACAGTTCCTGTTGATATTGCAGAGGAGACTTATACACCCTTGAAGGTCATGAACTTTGCTGCCAGACCTTGGTACATCACAGTTACTGTTGATATTGCAGAGGAGACTTATACACCCTGGAAGGTCATGAACTTTGCTGCCAGACCTTGGTACATCACAGTTCCTGTTGATATTACAGAGGTGACTTATACAGCCTGGAGGTCATGAACTTTGCCGCCAGACCTTTGGTACATCACAGTTCCTGTTGATATTACAGAGGAGACTTATACACCCTGGAAGGTCATGAACTTTCCTGCCAGACCTTGGTACATCACAGTTCCTGTTGATATTGCAGGGGAGCCTAATACAGCCTGGAAGGTCATGAACTTTGCTGCCAGACCTTGGTACATCACAGTTACTGTTGATATTGCAGAGGAGACTTATACACCCTGGAAGGTCATGAACTTTGCTGCCAGACCTTGGTACATCACAGTTCCTGTTGATATTGCAGAGGAGAATGTGGAGATGTTATCAGGGACCTGAAATCAAGAGAAGAGCAGTTAGCTGTTAGGAAGGTTTTTCTACGTTTTTATGGGAAAATGCAATCCCAAATTGAATCTTTATAATTTTGCCATACTTTAATTCCCTGGAAAAATTCAAACTGCTCTTGTTTTAGATTTAGAATAATATTTAGGGGTTGGCATGCACTGTTCTCTGAAACCACCAAACTGCAAGATAAGACTGACGTCACACAAGGTGTAGTACATCAATGAGTGATAGgatttatgagtaatttgtccTGTAGAGAATAGTACCTTGATGAATCTTTTGGATGGTTGAAGTAACTTGTGTCAGTAATGTCACAATCTAAGCACCATCAGCTAACCAGTGCTTGTAGCCTTCAAGTTACAGCACAAAAGAAGCAAAAGTAaagtaaaaatacttgaaaactACTCAGAAGCAATGCGCTGGATGTTACATCAAATTTGAGATGCCTGTTACACTATTTCAAATCGGTATTGAAGTTTGCTGATGAAAGTTTGCGATGAATTGTCACAAAGACCACTCAACTGACAAAGCAAAGTGCTCtttcagttataaatttcaacaaaacttttGGGAGTCAATTTTACTGTGACTGAGAAGGAATGATAGAAGTACATGTAAGTTTTAGTAAAATCTAATTTTTCATAACTCTGAACACCTTCAAAGAAAGAAGTACTTGGCTGCATACCCATTGGTGTTCAATACTACGTTGGGTAATAGATGGTTGCCTGGTATTGACTTTTGCTTTACGTTCCAACACAGTAATTCAAAGGCAGTAAACAAACATTGCCTCATGGGATATCCTCCCAATACAGGATGTTGAAATTAGTATCAAGTAATGAAgtaaatctaatttttcttacGGGACAATTAAGAAAGAAATGAAGGAACCTCTTGAGTCTCACATCTCTTGAT comes from Ptychodera flava strain L36383 chromosome 8, AS_Pfla_20210202, whole genome shotgun sequence and encodes:
- the LOC139139318 gene encoding uncharacterized protein, with translation MNFAARPWYITVTVDIAEETYTPWKVMNFVARPWYITVTVDIAEETYTPWKVMNFAARPWYITVTVDIAEETYTAWKVMNFAARPWYITVTVDIAEETYTAWKVMNFAARPWYITVTVDIAEETYTPWKVMNFAARPWYITVTVDIAEETYTAWKVMNFAARPWYITVTVDIAEETYTAWKVMNFAARPWYITVTVDIAEETYTAWKVMNFAARPWYITVTVHIAETYTAWKVMNFAARSWYITVTVDIVEETYTAWKVMNFAARPWYITVTVDIAEETYIAWKVMNFAARPWYITELLLILQRRLIHPGRS